A section of the Neorhizobium galegae bv. orientalis str. HAMBI 540 genome encodes:
- a CDS encoding glycine-rich domain-containing protein has protein sequence MMIPYPSPRKSSGGGAASGFVRKRKLKVDGGKDWYEFTESGSWDRDALLAIVTAEPGNEGLTLAQVRVEAQAIGGGGGGNSGAHAGIGGFPGIVTYTEFQLSDLNEGNDLYIDVGAGGAAGSDGGTSLIVAHNMYVRSFYGVAGVGADGVRNAYYRHLSNDGQSVDPDASGGTAMNSSSGPGGGGSNRDGNYSGGVGRSASPYTVLPGFYAGENGHDGTNTFGENWDNYGSGGAGAPFIDDETTPTTGGNGGYPGAGGGAGLVGGMGANGCVRFRFSVLEPA, from the coding sequence ATGATGATCCCGTATCCTTCTCCTCGAAAATCCTCAGGCGGCGGCGCAGCTTCCGGTTTCGTCCGTAAGCGCAAGCTGAAAGTTGACGGTGGCAAGGACTGGTATGAGTTCACCGAGTCCGGTTCGTGGGATCGCGACGCACTCCTGGCTATCGTCACAGCAGAGCCTGGCAATGAAGGCCTGACGCTCGCACAGGTTCGCGTTGAAGCCCAGGCAATCGGCGGCGGCGGCGGCGGCAATTCCGGTGCCCATGCCGGGATTGGCGGTTTCCCGGGAATTGTCACTTACACGGAATTTCAGCTCTCAGATTTAAACGAAGGTAATGATCTTTACATCGACGTCGGCGCTGGTGGCGCGGCCGGGAGTGATGGCGGCACGTCGCTCATAGTAGCGCACAATATGTATGTTCGTAGCTTCTACGGCGTTGCAGGCGTCGGGGCGGATGGCGTGCGAAATGCTTATTACAGACACCTCAGCAACGACGGCCAGTCCGTCGATCCGGACGCCTCCGGTGGCACCGCGATGAACAGCTCCAGCGGTCCGGGCGGCGGAGGTAGCAATCGCGACGGCAATTACAGCGGCGGGGTCGGGCGAAGCGCTTCTCCGTACACCGTCCTCCCAGGATTCTACGCCGGAGAGAATGGTCACGACGGCACCAACACCTTCGGCGAAAACTGGGACAACTACGGTTCTGGCGGCGCTGGCGCTCCTTTCATCGACGACGAAACAACCCCGACCACCGGTGGCAACGGCGGCTACCCTGGTGCTGGCGGCGGTGCGGGCCTCGTCGGCGGCATGGGTGCCAACGGCTGCGTCCGCTTCCGCTTCTCCGTTCTCGAACCTGCGTGA
- a CDS encoding major capsid protein codes for MVMLNAPKGDPNNLIALTGAINERPYVVQLLDLWLPWNSKGESVDTLWIEFDKDGTLSLIEEQPRGYLGDPSARTERSGFAIKVPYYPQFETLLAAGVQGVRAFGSENESEGYQQKLNDLLDLMKRKNSNMREFIRMGALLGEIRKASGGISQNLNQLFGITRTAHAFDLSDPTTDVVAELIEAKEMAEDELGDFQAQVTGYKLIAGKNIHRKLTRHASVKDAFALWSSTSGFGNQGSAMRDDMRAGFPIASDIDIVSYSKGKVGSTYFLDPDKAILCPIVDGMYQTRYAPGDNKDLVNTIGLPEYAQSQELPFKKGDQVHTEMSTVSYVERPKAIVDIASSED; via the coding sequence ATGGTAATGCTGAATGCGCCCAAGGGCGATCCGAACAACCTCATTGCGCTAACCGGTGCAATCAACGAGCGCCCGTATGTCGTCCAGTTGCTGGACCTCTGGCTTCCCTGGAATTCGAAGGGCGAGAGCGTCGATACTCTCTGGATCGAATTCGACAAGGACGGCACGCTGTCATTGATCGAAGAGCAGCCACGCGGCTATCTTGGCGATCCATCCGCCCGTACGGAACGCAGCGGTTTCGCGATCAAAGTCCCATACTACCCGCAGTTCGAAACCCTGCTCGCAGCAGGTGTCCAGGGGGTCCGGGCCTTCGGTTCCGAGAATGAGAGCGAAGGTTATCAGCAGAAGCTGAACGACCTTCTTGACCTGATGAAGCGCAAGAACAGCAACATGCGCGAGTTTATTCGCATGGGTGCCCTGCTTGGCGAAATCCGCAAAGCGTCCGGCGGCATTTCGCAAAACCTCAACCAGTTGTTCGGCATCACGCGTACCGCTCATGCTTTCGACCTCAGCGATCCGACGACCGATGTGGTTGCCGAACTGATCGAAGCGAAGGAAATGGCTGAGGACGAACTGGGCGACTTCCAGGCTCAGGTGACGGGATACAAGCTGATTGCGGGTAAAAATATCCACCGCAAACTCACCCGACATGCTTCGGTCAAGGACGCCTTCGCCCTGTGGTCCTCGACTTCCGGCTTTGGCAACCAGGGTTCGGCGATGCGTGACGACATGCGTGCAGGCTTCCCGATTGCAAGCGATATCGACATCGTCTCATATTCCAAAGGTAAGGTCGGATCGACCTACTTCCTGGACCCGGACAAGGCGATCCTCTGCCCAATCGTCGACGGCATGTACCAGACCCGTTATGCACCTGGCGACAACAAGGACCTCGTGAACACCATCGGTCTGCCGGAATACGCTCAGTCCCAGGAACTGCCGTTCAAGAAGGGCGACCAGGTCCACACCGAAATGTCGACCGTTTCCTACGTCGAGCGTCCGAAGGCCATCGTCGATATCGCGTCGAGCGAAGACTAA
- a CDS encoding head decoration protein, giving the protein MARIYAPRPDEVFIRSEANGTLSRDKITLKTSATVYGSATVVIAEIVTNALTGKYVRATQTLVEAAGENLHLAIVCRRTDAAEADVIATGFVRDGEVKGLELDLDTSLTVAEITPYLAAQDIVVR; this is encoded by the coding sequence ATGGCCAGAATTTACGCCCCACGTCCGGATGAAGTCTTCATCCGCTCGGAAGCCAATGGCACCTTGTCCCGCGACAAGATCACCTTGAAAACCAGCGCAACGGTCTACGGATCGGCAACCGTTGTCATCGCCGAAATCGTCACCAATGCCCTGACCGGCAAATACGTCCGCGCAACTCAGACCTTGGTCGAAGCTGCCGGTGAGAATCTCCATCTCGCGATTGTATGTCGTCGCACCGACGCCGCAGAGGCTGACGTCATCGCCACCGGCTTCGTCCGTGACGGTGAGGTTAAAGGTCTGGAACTCGATCTCGACACGTCGCTGACGGTTGCGGAAATCACCCCATACCTCGCCGCACAGGACATCGTCGTCCGCTAA